In Pyramidobacter porci, the DNA window CCGTATCTTCTCCCCCGAGAATATTGATAATCCGCAGGTCCGTCGCTTGATGGGGCGGATCACCGTGAAAGTTGAGCCTCGGATTGATGAAGAGTTTCATAAAGAACCGGCTCGGTGGCCTCATAGCGTTACTGTTATCCTCAAAGACGGCCGCGTTATCCGCGAACGCGTCGATTTTCCTCCCGGCGACCCCAAGAACTCCTTTTCTTGGCAAGTTGAAGACCGCAAATTTCGTCAACTTACAGGCGATCTACTTGGCAGCGGCGGCGCTGAAGCGCTCTTGAGTAAACTGCACATCTTTGAACAAATTGAGGACGTGAATTCTTTGTTTCAAAACAATGAGGGGGCAATGCACGTATGAACGAGGAACTTTTCAGAACAGCCGTCCATGACGCATGTATCAGAGCGGTAACGGAAATCTCCGCCGACGTCAAAAAACTTATGCGGGACGCTCTGGCGCGGGAGATGAATCGCACGGCTCAGAGCATGCTTGCTTCCATGCTTGAGAATCTGGAGATCGCCAAAAGCCAGGACAAGGCCATTTGTCAATCGCCCGGCTATCCTACGACGTGGATCAGCTTTGGAGACGGCAACTTTCCTGCCTGCGCTGCCGATGAAATCGGTAAATCGCTTGCCGAAGCCACGAAAAAAGGGTATTTGCGCCCCAGCATCGTCGACCCCCTTACCCGCTGCAATCCCGGCGACAACACGGGAAAAGGCGTCCCAAATATCGAGTATATCTATAAGCCGGGGCAGCCGTACGTCGATTTTATTATCAGCTTCAAGGGGTGCGGTGCAGAACTTGGCAATGCCATGAAGATTTTTACAACCGCCCAATTAAGGCTTGACAAGGATTACGCAGGGCTGAGGCGATTTGTTTTGGAGGCCGCAATTAACGCGGGAGGGAAGCCGTGCCCTCCGTTCGGCATCGGCATTGGCATTGGTGGCCAGATGGATGTGGCTGCCAGACTGAGCCGCAGCGCGATCAGCGCCCGCCGGTGGGACGACACAGCCGAGGATCCCCTTCTCGCCCATCTGGAAAACGAACTGCGCGACAACGTCAACTCGCTTGGGTTGGGTGCCGCCGGGACCGGCGGAGACACAGTGTGTCTCGCCGTCAAGATCGATACCGCCGCTACTCAT includes these proteins:
- a CDS encoding fumarate hydratase gives rise to the protein MNEELFRTAVHDACIRAVTEISADVKKLMRDALAREMNRTAQSMLASMLENLEIAKSQDKAICQSPGYPTTWISFGDGNFPACAADEIGKSLAEATKKGYLRPSIVDPLTRCNPGDNTGKGVPNIEYIYKPGQPYVDFIISFKGCGAELGNAMKIFTTAQLRLDKDYAGLRRFVLEAAINAGGKPCPPFGIGIGIGGQMDVAARLSRSAISARRWDDTAEDPLLAHLENELRDNVNSLGLGAAGTGGDTVCLAVKIDTAATHTAIAPVCVNFHCWVARRAGIRVYDGGRIEKLL